The sequence GGGCTGTCGGCCAATGGCGATCACCCGGTACAGTTGGCCTGGGATGAAGTAGATGTGCCGCAATGCGGCTATTGCCAGGCGGGACAGATGATGACGGCCGCTGCCTTCCTTAAAACGAATCTTCATCCTACAGATGAAGAAATAGCCAGCGCCATGCATGGCAACCTGTGCCGCTGCGGCGCTTACCACCGCATTCGTGAAGCCGTAAAAGTAGCCAGCAAAAAAATCTAATCTATGCAAACAACTACCACTACCAACAATACCGGCCGGAGAGACTTCCTGAAATGGTCTGCATTCACTGCAGGCGGATTGATCCTGGGCTTTAAATGGGCAGATGCCGAGGGGCAAACTGCTTCTGTATTCTCCGCTGCTATGGCCGAAGCAGATGTAGCCATCAACAATTACCTGACCATTGGCACCAATGGTATCGTGACCATATTTTCTCCCAACCCCGAACTGGGACAGAACATCATGACTTCCTTCCCCATGATCGTGGCGGAAGAACTGGATGCCGACTGGAACCAGGTGAAGGTAGTACAGGCGCCGTTTGACGGCAAGCGGTTCGACCGGCAGTTGACTGGCGGCAGTGGGGCGGTGCCGCATTCCTGGCCCCTGTTAAGAAAAGCAGGCGCTACAGCGCGGTTTATGCTCATTGCTGCAGCAGCCCAACGTTGGGGTGTACCTGCGTCAGAATGTACAGCAGAAGCAGGTTTTGTATTGCACAAAGCCAGCGGTAAAAAAGCGGGCTTTGGCGAGCTGGCAGAAGACGCCGCCAAAATACCGGTACCGGCTAATGTTACGCTGAAGGACCGCAAAGATTTTAAACTCATCGGTACAAAAGTTAAGAATGTTGCCAATAAAGAGATCCTGACCGGCAAGCCATTGTATGGGCTCGACTTTTACCGGGAGGGTATGTTATATGCCATGATACAACGGCCGCCTGCCTTTGGTACAAAAGTGAAATCATTCGATGCGGCTGCTGCAAAGGCCCTGCCTGGCATTGTAGACGT comes from Paraflavitalea devenefica and encodes:
- a CDS encoding (2Fe-2S)-binding protein encodes the protein MAIFKLTINGKQQQVDVEADTPLLWVLRDSLHLVGTKYGCGMAQCGACTVHMNGAAVRSCILPVSAVKSPVTTIEGLSANGDHPVQLAWDEVDVPQCGYCQAGQMMTAAAFLKTNLHPTDEEIASAMHGNLCRCGAYHRIREAVKVASKKI